The following DNA comes from Oncorhynchus clarkii lewisi isolate Uvic-CL-2024 chromosome 22, UVic_Ocla_1.0, whole genome shotgun sequence.
TACATCCCATTTCTAGCCTCTTCTTCTTGCTAACTCAGAGGCAAGAGCTCCCTCTTAGTGGCATATTCTTATTGGACTTCCGCCGATGTGACATTCGTGTTCTTTCTCATTCCACTGCAACACATGGTATCCCTAACACAATGTGACAGAGCTATCGTTGAACCGTGGCTGCGTTTAAAGTAGTATGCGCGTTCCATGCGTTCTCTGGCTTCAAAGTGCCACTGCTCAATATACACTATGAGAAACATATGTAATGACAATTCAAGAACACAACAAACTAAAAACCAATTATGTaaaaaagaaaatgaaaaaaTGAGCTACAATTATTGGCTGTTATCTCTATGGTGATTCATTATCTTGGGATTTTTCCACCTGCCTTCATTGATTCTGCTCATGTCAATATAGACCATGTAGATATGAGGAACAAATGGCAATAGGAGAGTTCAAGACCAATCATAGGATGGATTTCTATTGGTAGTGGGTAACTGGAGACCGGTGCTCTGTTTCAGGTTCACCTATGAGATCGCTCCAGTCTTTGTGCTCATGGAACAGCTGACGCTGAAGAAGATGAGGGAGATCATTGGCTGGCCTGACGGAGAGGGCGATGGGATATTCTCACCAGGTGGACTATGTTGATTTACTGCTGTCAATTCATCCATGCCTTGAGAATCTGAGATGGGAATAAACCCACGGTTACAGATGAGTATTCCAAAACTTCAGATAATAGAATGCAGTTTAGTGAAAGATTGCGTGTCTGTGCAGGTGGAGCGATTTCCAATATGTACAGTGTGATGACCGCCCGCTACAAGTTCTTCCCTGAAGTCAAGACCAAAGGCATGACTGCTGCCCCCAGATTGGTGCTCTTCACCTCGGAGCACGTAAGCCTCATTCAGTCTCCTCGCAACATCTGATTATAACATGCATTTTCACATCACAATATATCTCCAGTCTCAGAAACAGTATTATGTGACCAAAACAAAGTCTTACTGTTTCTGATTGTGTCACTCCTCGATTGACCCGGTCTATTCTGTATGAAGAGTTCACACAgattcagagctacaaaatggccCTCATTGAAACAGGTTAAAACAATTGGACAGTACAGCTGACTGTATCTCTGCCCTCAGCTGATAGGCTCGTAGTCTAATGCCATGGTCATGTGTTTTGACAGAGTCACTACTCTATAAAGAAAGCCAGTGCTGCTCTGGGCTTTGGAACAGAAAACCTGATCCTGTTGAGCACAGATGAGAGGTTGGTGGATGCATGTCCAATACACGGCACTGTGTGAAACAACCCAATGAAAACCTGCCTTTGACTGTCTGTTTGCCTCTCTAGAGGGAGAGTCATTCCTGCTGATTTGGAAGCCAAGGTCATCGATGCCAAGGCGCGGGTGAGTTTCAAACTGTCAGACGATCAACATCAAATTGTGAATTCGTTCTCAACTGAAGACGTTAATTCACTTCTGTTTGTTTCTGCACTGAAACGGAATTCTTACGAGAACAGCTGCCTTATATGAATCCCAGTCGTTAACGGAATAGTCCGGTCGTTGTTTGTTTACAAAACTAAAAACGTGTCTACTTTCATTTTAGGGTTAGTGCTTATGCCTCCTCAAATATTATCTTACCCACGGCTGCTAGTTCCAAAGTACAGTCTCCTGAAGCGAATTCCGTTAGTGGAGGGAGGTGATAGCAGGCTCTCTACAATGGGCGTGCAGTTCTGCTGTGACAAGGGCTTGCCAAGAGAAATAGTCAAATGTCTGTGAATTCTGTTCTAACCAATATATTTTCAGTCAAAGATGGCAGAAACTGAAGAATGCAAGCATTTCAATTCACTGCAATCATGTAAGAACCCATATTCATTCTGATGGGTTATGCTTGCAGGGTTGTGTCCCAATGTTCGTGAATGCTACAGCTGGTTCCACAGTGTATGGAGCGTTCGACCCCATCCATGAGATTGCCGACATCTGCGAGAAACACAACATGTGGCTACATGTTGATGTAAGGGCATCTTCCTACTATGTGTACAGGAAGGTTATTGTGATATTGATCATTTCAGGGTTGATTGCGGTACATTTTCATGGCGGGCTAAGGTTTAGTTTAAACACGTCAGCCATTCTCAGGTCTATTCCTTATCCTCAAAACAAACCGTTGTTTTTGTTCAGGGTGCATGGGGAGGAGGCCTACTGATGTCCAGGAAGCACAGGCACAAGCTGCGTGGCGTGGAGCGGTAGGCTACAGCCCTGACAACCGacaatggtcacacacacacacacacacacacacacacattggtgaCTGTGGCCTGTCTTACAGCCTGTGTTCCGTGTTTACAGGGCCAACTCAGTCACCTGGAACCCTCACAAGATGATGGGTGTGCCACTGCAGTGCTCTGCCATTCTGGTCAGAGAGAGGGTACGAGCAATTACTGACTGACTGCATTTTCACTTATGGTGTATGATTAGCAACGGTCATCGAAATGGTAGTAAATGCAACAATTGGACAATGGATGAAGATACGTCAACCTTTTTGAATATCTATAATCCATCAGACATTAACTGAATTATAGCACATAAAACATTTTACTAGCACAGGCAAATAATGGCTGGAGTTCAGGGATTTTGGTGGGAATTCAAGCTATTCAATGTATTgtgaaatgtatattttttctTCTTAGAATGCACGCATACATACATTTTGTTATTGCatcagttatttttttattttgttttaaaataaagaaaatgttaTGTGCCTCATTTGCATAAACACAGCAGGTGTTTTTGCATATATGAATACATTAACATAAAGGGGTGGAACAGGGCTGAAACCACCAAACacttgctctgtctaccctataCCGCCACTCACCTACACTGTCTAGACGGCCTCATTAACTACTGTTGTCACGGTCTCTTGCACAATTCAGTGTTTTAATAGCAGGTTACCCTCTGATAAAACATCTACAGGCTTGGCTCTAGATTACACCTATCTATACATACTTCACATTGTTTGCGAGATCAGACATAATATCACTATAATCCGGGTGCTCATTTTTGGAAGTTGCTTTCATTTCAGCGCATCTCatttctattaaactgtattattAAATGATTACTTTTCTCAATTCCACAAAAAATTAACACCCATCAAAATAAAGTTAGCTTTCTTCTCTTTCTAGTGATGTAAGTGTCGATGGTGTGTTAAATCCCTGATGAAGCTTCAGTGTTCTTACAGATTCCAAGGGAAGccgatgtacagtgccttcggaaagtattcagaccccttgactttttccacaatttgttaagttacagactaattctaaaattgattcaatcgtttttttctctcgtcaatctacacataataccccataatgaccaagcaaaaacaggtttgtaggcATTTTTGCtaattcataaaaatacaaaaatacaaatattacattactcagtactttgttgaagcacctttggcagcaattaaatcctagagtcttcttgggtatgatgctacaagcttggcacatctgtatttggggagtttctcaaattcttctctgcagatcctctcaagctctgtcaggttggatggggagcgttgctgcagagctattttcaggtctctccagagatgttcgtcgggttcaagtcagggttctggttgggccactcaaggacatttagagacttgtccaaaagcgactcctgcgttgtcttggctgtgtgattcgggtcattgtcctgttggaaggtgaaccttcaccccagtctgaggtcctgagcgctctggagcaggttttcatcaaggatctctgtactttgctctgttcagctttaggaaacaggatgtacctgagcttaacttcgagtctcatagcaaagggtctgaatgaatacttatgtaaatattgtacaaacgcttctaaaaacctgttttcgctttgccattatggggtattgtgtgtagattgcagaggatttatttcatttaatccattttagaataaggctgtaaagtaacaaaatatggaaaaagtcaaggggtcagaatactttctgaaggcactgtattccattgagcccatttcagccagtgtttgacaggtcattacaaaCATTTTGGCGGCCGTAACGTTAACGGGGAAAAAACGACAGGCACAAGCAAGAGTATGAAAGAGTCACAGGAGTAAAGCCAGATTTAAGTGACCAAGTGGATTTTTTCAaccctcaaacacaggaaatagatgtCTGAAAAAGACAGATCCTTAGGTGGGCGGGGCATGCGCCCTACTAGTGTATGCCGTGAAATACTCAAGTTAGGTCACAAGTCAGAGATCTGGCATACTATAACATATGAATACAGCCCCGTTTGAAGGCACCATTGAACTCTAAGTATCTGCCTCTCGCCTTTAACCACACCATTGATCTTTACAGGGAGTTTTATCAGGCTGCAACTCAATGTGTGCTGGCTACCTCTTCCAACCTGACAAACAGTACGATGTATCGTACGACACGGGGGATAAGGCCATCCAGTGTGGACGACACGTAGATATCTTCAAATTCTGGCTCATGTGGAAAGCAAAGGTATGTGCACGTATCTCCCCAAGCTTTTGTTCTAATACTAAATCTGTCTATATTATGTTAAGCATGTGAAAGGGATTGATTTTTGGATGCTGATCTTGTACCaggtaacaaacaaaaaaagacaaaTGTTAGAGAATGAATATCAATCTGTGTATATTTCCGCTCCAACAGGGAACAATAGGGTTTGAACACCACATCGACAAGTGCTTGGACCTCTCGCATTATCTCTATACTAAAATCAGGGACCGTGAGGGCTATCAGATGGTGTTCGAGGGAGAGGTGAGATTGATTGCACTGCGTTTTCTACTCTGTTTCCAAAGATAGTAATATCTTCCAATGGATTACCCTAAGCATCAGAGATATCGGAACTATCTGATGAGTCAGAAGTCATTAATAACTGAGGTGCCCAAAAGGGTTCTGAGCAACACAATGTAGTGAGGCAGGCCTGAGGTGGCGCTATGCTTTAGAATCCTCCGTTGAACTCCTTGTGAATTTTATGAATttacagatgtgggatcttaaaTTTGACCGGCTTTGTCGCGGGagtaaaataatcctgcagcaggtTATTCTCAGAAAAGTGATAATTTCTTACAGGAAATGAGTTTTGATAGGCTACAGTATAGGTGTAGCCTATGGCTCCACTTGTATGTCTTTATGGAGACCAATATTGATGTTGTCATTTTATTATAAGTTCTTgggtactttttaccccttttccttcacaatttcatgatatccaattggtagttacatcgctgcaactcccgttcGGACTTgagagagaggcgaaggtcgagagccatgcatcttccgaaacacgaccctgccaagccgcactgcttcttgacacactgctcgcttaatccggaagccagccgcaccaatgtgtcggaagaaacaactggcgaccgaagtcagcctgcatgcacccggcccaccacaaggagtcgctaaagCGCAATGGGACatggacatcccggccggccaaaccctcccctaacccggacgacgctgggccaattgtgctctgccCAGTCGTGGGTGACTGCgaaacagcctgggatcgaacctgggtttatagtgacgcctcaagcactgggatgcagtgccttaaacctctgtgccactcgggaggcccccgaGCTTATATAaaatggctgttgttgatgtCGGAGTAGTAGGACATTTATTCTGTCTGGTACTTTAAAGAGaactgtgggttttcagtgaatttatgtaaattatGAGGCTAATTTGAATTTCTGCGACAACAGACTAATCAAATTAAGATACAACATCTGCACCTTACATAGCATCAGCTCTTTATTTGGCCTCTTACTGAGGTTGGTACTTCTTCAGACCATGCATTGAGTAAAGACACTGACAAACAATGTTGTCTCCATTTTCTTTCCACAGCCCCAGCACACAAATGTCTGCTTCTGGTACCTTCCGCCAGGCATTCGTGACATGCCCGATGGTCAAGAGAGGCGGGACAGGTTGCATAAGGTAAGGACTCGTCAGCTTTGGCCTATAAAGACTATATTTTGTGCTCACATGAGACAGCACTGACCTACTGTATAGTTCTCTGAATTGTCCTTGTCTCTAAACCAGGTGGCCCCCAAGATCAAGGCGTTGATGATGGAGTCTGGAACTACCATGGTGGGCTACCAGCCTCAGGGAGACAAGGTCAACTTCTTCCGCATGGTCATCTCTAATCCTGCCGCCACCAGGTCAGATATCGACTTCTTGACCGATGAGATTGAGAGACTGGGGCATGACTTGTAAGGGCCACGCTCAGTAGGAGGATGTTGCCCTTTGACCTTTCCGTCTCAGCTTTGTCATGTCCAGCTCGAAAAAGACCCTGAACTACAGCAAGCTTCATATTCCTGTTGTCTCTTGACCAATCATGTAGGACTTTGAAACTTCAGCTGCTTGTAGGACCTTTTTAGGTAAGCTGTGATCCGTCTcatgtgtttcctgtctgttctgtcttttAGCAGTGACTATGCCATAGTTAAATCTAACAATAACtattgtacagtatagcctacataAGAGAATACATATTCAAATCCTGAGTGACATTGAGAGATCTTTTTCAGTAAGAGACAGAGCACAATGCAAAGGACCTCATGGCATGGATGTGTACAGTATTGTAagttactgtatatatacagaatacctagatatatatacagtatattttaatGTACTGACTATTGGTGCTGTGTGTTGTCCATGTAATTATTAGGCCAGAtgcactatatgaaacactacaTTATATCCTGGCTGCTCTTCCCCTTCCATATTAAGTAGAGGGAATATAACACAGTCATTGTAACAGGTACTGTATTCTGTTGCTGCGTTTGAGATAATGAATTTTGGGGAGATTGTGTATAGTATGGTTACATTGCTTTTGTGGCAAATATATATGTCCTAGTTTTTCAGTAACACATGTTCCAATGATTATAAAAACACTAAATATACATAATTTAATAGACAAATCACTTTATTTATATCCAGACAGTATATGTGTGAAATAGTTACCGATTTCCATTTGTAATGTGTCCTTACTTGTATTTTGAAACAGTACTGTAAATTACCCGAATGTTTTGAATAATGAGATTAAAGGTATTTTAGTGTATTTGTGAACCAAAGAAGGGTATACtgacaaatatatacagtggggcaaaaaagtatttagtcagccaccaattgtgcaagttctcccacttaaaaagatgagagaggcctgtaattttcatcataggtacactttaactatgacagacaaaatgagaaaacaaaatccagaaaatcacattgtaggattttttaaattaatttatttgcaaattatggtggaaaataaacttttgttattgaccaaatacttatctcaatactttgtcattgccaacaaagggtatataacagaggtcaaatgttttctgtaagtcttcacaaggttttcacacactgttgctggtattttggcccattcctccatgcagatctcctctagagcagtgatgttttggggctgttgctgggcaacacggactttcaactccctccaaagattttctatggggttgagatctggagactgactccacgaccttgaaatgcttcttacgaagccactccttcattgcccgggcagtgtgtttgggatcattgtcatgctgaaagacccagccacgtttcatcttcaatgcccttgctgatggaaggaggttttcactcaaaatctcacgatacatggccccattcaatcTTTCCTTtgcacggatcagtcgtcctggtcgcTTAGCAGAAAaatagccccaaagcatgatgtttccacccccatgcttcacagtaggtatggtgttctttggatgcaactcagcattttttgtcctccaaacacgacgagttgagtttttaccaaaaagttatattttggttccatatgacattctcccaatcttcttctggatcatccaaatgctctctagcaaacttcaaacgggcctggacatgtactggcttaagcagggggacacgtctggcactgcaggatttgagtccctggcggcatagtgtgttcctgatggtaggctttgttactttggtcccagctctctgcaggtcattcactaggtccccccgtgtggttctgggatttttgctcaccgttcttgtgatcattttgaccccacggggtgagatcttgcgtggagccccagatcgagggagattatcagtggtcttccatttcctaataattgctccaacagttgatttcttcaagccaagctgcttacctaaTGCAGagtcagtcttcccagcctggtgcaggtctacaattgtgtttctggtgtcctttgacagctctttggtcttggccatagtggagtttggagtgtgactgtttgaggttgtggacaggtatctattatactgataacaagttcaaacaggtgccattaatacaggtaacgagtggaggacggaggagcctcttaaagaagttgttacaggtctgtgagagccagaaatcttgcttgtttgtaggtgaccaaatacttattttccaccataatttgctaataaattaataaaaatcctacaatgtgattttctggatttttttttcttctcattttgtctgtcatagttgaagtgtacctatgatgaaaattacaggcctcatctttttaagtgggagaacttgcacaattgctggctgactaaatacttttttgccccactgtatatacactgctcaaaaaaataaagggaacactaaaataacacatcctagatctgaattaatgaaatattcttcttaaatacttttttctttacatagttgaatgtgctgacaacaaaatcacacaaagtatcaatggaaatcaaatgtatcaacccatggaggtctggatttggagtcacactcaaaattaaagtggaaaaccacactacaagctgatccaactttgatgtaatgtctttaaaacaagtccaaataggcctcccgggtggcgcagtggttaagggcgctgtactgcagcgccagctgtgccatcagagttcctgggttcgcacccaggctctgtcgtaaccggccctGACCGGGAGGtcgggctctggcagtgctcctcctgctcctccttgcacaaaggcggaggtagcgttcctgctgctgggttgttggcctcctccacgtctcctgatgtactggcctgtctcctggtagctctggcagtgctcctcctgctcctccttgcacaaaggcggaggtagcgttcctgctgctgggttgttggcctcctccacgtctcctgatgtactggcctgtctcctggtagcgcctccatgctctggacactacgctgacagacacagcaaaccttcttgccatagctcacattgatgtgccatcctggatgagctgcactacctgagccagttgtgtgtgttgtagactagagtgaaagcaccgccagcattcaaaagtgaccacaacatcagccaggaagcataggaactgagaagtggtctgtggtcaccacctgcagaaccactcctttattataggctaattgcctataatttccacctgttgtctattccatttacaCAACAGCATGTTAAATTTATTATCAAtcagtggacagtttgatttggatttggtgtgattgacttggagttacattgtgttgtttaagtgttcccttttatttttttttgagcagtgtatataaatacAGCCCTTAATATAACCAATAGATGGATTAAGATATTTATATAGTAATATGTAACTCAGTCACCACCCTTAACCTTAGTGCAATCTATGTTGTGTAAATGTAATATGTCTTTGTGAATCACACTGACTGAATGTTATAACGTCACACGACTAGCTGTGGGAGGGAAGCTGAGCTCCGTCAGCAGATTTGCTGGTGCTTTATTTAGTGAGAAGCAGAATGCTAAACTATCTGGGGAAATATTTTACCCTAGGGACAAAGGATTGCTTCACATTGTAGAGCGTTTACTCTGTTTTGAAGTATTTCACTTCATGAAGGGGGCCATTTTGATGAAATGTATCTTACCTTTCAAATCCATAAACTATGTCATGGATGTTCTGGGGGTCTTTACATGATCCACATGTGCACAGTTTTATCCAGTGAGCATCGCCGTGTTGTGAAAGACCAATTGTTTGTCATTGAGATGTTGATTTAAACACAAATGCACAGTTATGATGATGATTCTGTTGTTTCCGTGATGAGAGACGTTGAATACATTCCTCAGTGGGATGGATGTCCCCCGTCAAGGTAGGCACTTTAACCTCTCATGCCATGTGCAGCGCATTGCAGTCCTATTTACAGCAGAAACAAAAATCTCAgcttttaaaaaaacaacaaaacagtgGGGACATGTTTTTGTCTGTTCTTTGTTAATGAGGTCCAATGATCATCTGTTACGCATCCGCACTGTTGAAATAAATCTGTGGTTGTGAGTCTGCTCGACTGCTGTTTTTCATACCCTACTGTGGTCTTCCTATAGTTCCCTCTGGGGTCTTGCTTTTTCGGTGGCTGAAATAAGAAAAGCCTTTAGGTGACAGACCTGCCTTTATGGACTCAGGTCAGACATGGGGAACAGCAATGATGTGAGAGCAACTTGGAGCTGATTGACCTCAGACACTCGGGCCTTTGCCACCCACCATCCATCCGTCATCAGAGGTCAACTGAATGCAGTTAACCATTGAGAACCATTGAGATATCTCAAATACTCCACATTTACAAAGTATGAATATTTCTGATTGCCCCCAAAAAATGGAAGTTGCAATTCCACAGTACCAAAATCCAGTATGGGCAGTAAAAATTAACAATTCCTGTATCGATCTTTTCAACCATGGCCAGTGAAATGATCAGCCCACTCCGCAAGGCCAAAGATCTGTTATGAGgaaatgtgtgtgtatttcaaGTGCCTTGTCCAAATTCTCCAAAGAGTCTGTGATTGCCATTCTCCATTCCTCAAATGAATCCCCCTGGAGGGTGAGGTTTATTGGCTGATCATCTCACAGCTGAGCTTTCACGAGGCCCCGCCGTGTACTCCACTCCTCTCATTAATCACACTTTGAAGATATTCATCATAAAAAGCATCACACTGTGCTCCCTTTACCTCTTGTTTTTTATCTCTCAGAGAAGCCCATTTCAAGGCTCTGCCTGGGTGCATTTGATTTGAATCCAGTCATACTGGAGCTGAGCGTTTTCAGTGGTGCAAGGTGAGCTACAACCTCCACTCCCCCTGCGAGACACTCCTCTCGGTTTCACCGGCCACTGCCATGATCCTTATGGACAGGATGCCATTGAATGTTTCGTAAAGCAACACAAAATACAGGATTAGGAAATGTGATTCTTCCCAAGTGGGTAATTGAAATCATAAACCGTTCTTCTTTTCTTTGAGTCAAAGTGGGATAAATAAAGTGGTTAGGTTGTTTGCATCAGTA
Coding sequences within:
- the LOC139380066 gene encoding glutamate decarboxylase 1-like isoform X1 yields the protein MAASAPSSSGGEPDPNSTNLRPPGTSYDAWCGVAHGCTRKLGMKICGFLQKNNNLEEKISSFKERSSKDLLDNSDRDSRFRRTETDFSNLFARDLLPAKNGEEPTMQFLLEVVDILTNYVRKTFDRSTKVLDFHHPHQLLEGMEGFNLELSDQPESLEQILVDCRDTLKYGVRTGHPRFFNQLSTGLDIIGLAGEWLTSTANTNMFTYEIAPVFVLMEQLTLKKMREIIGWPDGEGDGIFSPGGAISNMYSVMTARYKFFPEVKTKGMTAAPRLVLFTSEHSHYSIKKASAALGFGTENLILLSTDERGRVIPADLEAKVIDAKARGCVPMFVNATAGSTVYGAFDPIHEIADICEKHNMWLHVDGAWGGGLLMSRKHRHKLRGVERANSVTWNPHKMMGVPLQCSAILVRERGVLSGCNSMCAGYLFQPDKQYDVSYDTGDKAIQCGRHVDIFKFWLMWKAKGTIGFEHHIDKCLDLSHYLYTKIRDREGYQMVFEGEPQHTNVCFWYLPPGIRDMPDGQERRDRLHKVAPKIKALMMESGTTMVGYQPQGDKVNFFRMVISNPAATRSDIDFLTDEIERLGHDL
- the LOC139380066 gene encoding glutamate decarboxylase 1-like isoform X2, whose translation is MAASAPSSSGGEPDPNSTNLRPPGTRFLQKNNNLEEKISSFKERSSKDLLDNSDRDSRFRRTETDFSNLFARDLLPAKNGEEPTMQFLLEVVDILTNYVRKTFDRSTKVLDFHHPHQLLEGMEGFNLELSDQPESLEQILVDCRDTLKYGVRTGHPRFFNQLSTGLDIIGLAGEWLTSTANTNMFTYEIAPVFVLMEQLTLKKMREIIGWPDGEGDGIFSPGGAISNMYSVMTARYKFFPEVKTKGMTAAPRLVLFTSEHSHYSIKKASAALGFGTENLILLSTDERGRVIPADLEAKVIDAKARGCVPMFVNATAGSTVYGAFDPIHEIADICEKHNMWLHVDGAWGGGLLMSRKHRHKLRGVERANSVTWNPHKMMGVPLQCSAILVRERGVLSGCNSMCAGYLFQPDKQYDVSYDTGDKAIQCGRHVDIFKFWLMWKAKGTIGFEHHIDKCLDLSHYLYTKIRDREGYQMVFEGEPQHTNVCFWYLPPGIRDMPDGQERRDRLHKVAPKIKALMMESGTTMVGYQPQGDKVNFFRMVISNPAATRSDIDFLTDEIERLGHDL